In Phyllopteryx taeniolatus isolate TA_2022b chromosome 8, UOR_Ptae_1.2, whole genome shotgun sequence, one genomic interval encodes:
- the LOC133482197 gene encoding acidic proline-rich protein PRP33-like, giving the protein MHALQLVYRVAEPAHRGRMRLRGRVSRPVQQGTQPGGRHRPPRTQGGPEPDRIARPVQRGGEQAAEHRPPPPRPTPLPSEPIAAIAPITPGEHGGPSHQRRHQQTPKKIKNKRPS; this is encoded by the exons ATGCATGCACTTCAACTG GTGTacagagttgctgagccggcacatcgaggaaggatGAGGCTGCGAGGCCGAGTCAGCAggcccgtccagcaggggacccaaccagggggacgccaccgaccacccagaacccagggaggtcccgagcccgACCGAATCGCCCGACCAGTCCAAAGGGGAGGGGAACAGGCAGCGGAACACCGCCCCCCACCACCACGCCCAACCCCCCTACCTAGCGAGCCCATCGCTGCCATCGCCCCCATCACCCCCGGAGAGCATGGCGGCCCCAGCCACCAACGCAGGCATCAGcagacacccaaaaaaataaaaaataagcgcCCGTCGTGA